Proteins encoded together in one Chitinophaga varians window:
- a CDS encoding DUF5686 family protein has product MNKFTEEPLPFATVYWKAAGYGVMTDSAGYFKLARSSRREDTLVVRYVGYDQRMVPLAATDVPSLLVQMEATMKLGVEVKARMDKGLVWWRQIVAHKAANAPGHYDSYYAELYNKLEIDVSNINKQRWEKSRLMKPYAFVTQRIDSTSEQAPFLPVFLSESVSDYYVSSSPSRIREEIRALNSSGIKNESVMEYLGGINQKINTYQNAMLVFGREFISPLSSMGDRYYHYKGLDTVTQHGEQFYHLAFTPKREGENLFAGDCWIQASTWAIQKISLSVAGAVNINFVKRLDIIQEFTQQREKEWVVTKDRFVVELAPLGKSRTTFIGRKTTLYNHVATNQDFITAKLNSNRRNEEVVVADSALAAGKAYMEQHRPETLTRNEKHAITLVDTLKSMPSFRRLSNTITFLVDGHIKLGKVEIGPWYKWVSRNRVEGPRVRFDLGTTAQFSRNWRLNGYLAYGMKDESLKGKMAVTYTWPGDNGWQVFASYKDDLDNNQRGFNGEEVSLDNIFGQLVRRRGIPQKFIREGDLRVSAIKQFPQEFSLQGTVSRTCYTTFDPLPPHKLFLSGEHEKAVNTEFQLKFRYAPGEKEIRTFRKTRRVRSNLPVTEVAYSLAPSGVLDSKYQYQKLSLSVRQQFNLTGWGRVNYMVYAGQIFADRLPFMLLQVHPGNETYYYNKEAFSLMNKYEFFSDRYAGVNIEHNFNGKLLNLLPFMRRTGVRQFWNVKSVIGDLSNRNRVYNQMEYGRYGMRSLNGNVYTEVGTGFDNIFRFFRVDAVWRFYPGQSTKNRSGDFGVFGSFRLQF; this is encoded by the coding sequence GTGAACAAATTTACAGAAGAGCCGTTACCATTCGCTACTGTTTACTGGAAAGCCGCCGGTTATGGCGTGATGACGGACAGTGCCGGTTATTTTAAGCTGGCCAGGAGTTCCCGCCGGGAAGATACGCTGGTGGTGCGCTATGTGGGATATGACCAGAGGATGGTCCCGCTGGCGGCTACAGATGTGCCGTCCTTGCTGGTGCAAATGGAAGCCACCATGAAGCTGGGCGTAGAGGTGAAAGCCAGGATGGACAAGGGACTGGTGTGGTGGCGGCAGATAGTTGCCCATAAGGCAGCCAATGCGCCAGGGCACTACGATAGTTATTATGCCGAACTATATAATAAACTGGAGATAGATGTCTCCAATATCAACAAACAACGCTGGGAAAAATCACGTTTGATGAAACCGTATGCGTTTGTTACGCAGCGGATAGATTCCACTTCCGAGCAAGCCCCCTTTTTACCTGTTTTTCTCAGTGAATCGGTATCGGATTATTACGTGTCCAGCAGCCCGTCCCGGATACGCGAAGAGATCCGCGCGTTAAACAGCAGCGGTATCAAAAATGAATCTGTGATGGAATATCTGGGAGGCATCAACCAAAAAATCAATACTTACCAAAATGCGATGCTTGTATTTGGGCGTGAGTTTATCAGTCCGCTCAGCAGCATGGGTGACCGCTACTATCACTACAAGGGACTGGACACCGTTACACAACATGGTGAACAGTTCTATCATCTTGCTTTTACCCCGAAGCGCGAAGGGGAGAACCTGTTTGCCGGTGATTGCTGGATACAGGCTTCCACATGGGCCATACAGAAAATCAGTTTGTCAGTGGCTGGTGCTGTGAATATCAATTTCGTAAAGCGGCTGGATATCATCCAGGAGTTTACGCAGCAACGGGAAAAAGAATGGGTGGTGACGAAAGACCGTTTTGTAGTGGAATTGGCGCCTCTGGGAAAATCCAGGACCACGTTCATTGGCCGTAAGACCACTTTGTATAATCATGTTGCCACCAACCAGGATTTTATCACCGCGAAGCTCAACAGCAACCGCAGAAACGAAGAAGTAGTAGTGGCCGACAGCGCGCTGGCTGCCGGTAAGGCCTATATGGAGCAGCACCGGCCGGAGACGTTGACCCGCAATGAAAAACATGCTATAACGTTAGTGGATACACTAAAATCAATGCCTTCTTTCAGACGGTTGAGCAATACTATTACTTTTTTGGTAGATGGACATATCAAACTGGGCAAAGTGGAGATAGGGCCATGGTACAAGTGGGTGAGCCGTAACCGGGTGGAGGGCCCGCGGGTGCGGTTTGATTTGGGGACCACGGCCCAATTCAGCCGTAACTGGCGGTTGAATGGTTATCTCGCCTATGGTATGAAAGACGAGTCGCTCAAGGGCAAGATGGCCGTGACTTATACCTGGCCCGGAGACAACGGGTGGCAGGTGTTCGCTTCCTATAAAGACGATCTGGACAATAACCAGCGGGGATTTAACGGTGAAGAAGTGTCGCTGGACAATATCTTTGGTCAGCTGGTGAGGCGGCGTGGCATTCCGCAGAAGTTTATCCGTGAGGGGGATCTGCGTGTGTCTGCCATTAAACAGTTTCCGCAGGAGTTCTCCTTGCAGGGTACGGTGTCCCGTACCTGTTACACCACCTTTGATCCGCTGCCACCACATAAGCTCTTTCTGTCGGGTGAGCATGAAAAGGCCGTTAATACTGAGTTTCAGCTCAAGTTCCGGTATGCGCCCGGAGAGAAGGAAATACGCACTTTTCGTAAAACGAGGCGGGTACGCAGCAACCTGCCGGTCACTGAAGTAGCTTATTCGCTTGCGCCTTCAGGCGTGCTGGACAGCAAATACCAATATCAAAAGTTAAGTCTGAGCGTGCGACAGCAGTTCAACCTGACAGGCTGGGGACGTGTCAATTATATGGTATATGCCGGACAGATCTTTGCGGACCGGCTGCCTTTTATGTTGCTGCAGGTACATCCGGGCAATGAAACTTATTACTATAACAAAGAGGCTTTCAGCCTGATGAACAAATATGAATTCTTCAGTGATCGTTATGCCGGCGTGAATATAGAGCACAATTTTAATGGAAAGCTGCTGAACCTGTTGCCCTTCATGCGCAGGACGGGCGTGCGCCAGTTCTGGAACGTGAAGTCAGTGATCGGTGATTTATCAAACAGAAACAGGGTGTATAACCAGATGGAGTATGGCCGTTATGGTATGCGTTCCCTTAACGGTAACGTATATACGGAAGTAGGTACCGGCTTTGATAATATTTTCCGCTTCTTCCGCGTAGACGCCGTTTGGCGTTTTTATCCGGGGCAGTCTACGAAGAACCGCAGCGGTGATTTTGGCGTGTTCGGAAGTTTCAGGTTGCAGTTTTAG
- a CDS encoding AraC family transcriptional regulator, whose product MFKVQTFRPHQRLGDYLLSWQLITGDFPPNEVRYLTVLPHFIQSMWFNTGPDNTLYDVIRQKYLSSAVLTGPRSRVSEWRVSGNMRLLAAHFRPGSWLKLFNSSAQLFCDRCIDMTALFGHTVTALLSNINASGHPRQQVQLLEAWLLEQLTGTPKNSCNLENAMQLILAASGNITIRQLEAQAFLTKRTLERAFLEQTGLHLKLFCRLVRFRKTIDYMTRMRYPQWKLLAHKAGYCDQTHFINEFRYFTHRLPHQFSDFLPQQPTDFVTFI is encoded by the coding sequence ATGTTCAAGGTGCAAACATTCCGGCCTCATCAGCGGCTTGGCGATTACCTGCTTTCATGGCAGCTGATCACAGGAGATTTCCCCCCGAACGAAGTCAGGTACCTGACTGTTCTCCCTCATTTTATTCAGAGCATGTGGTTCAATACCGGCCCTGACAATACCTTGTATGATGTTATCAGGCAGAAATATCTTTCATCGGCCGTACTCACCGGTCCACGCAGCCGTGTCAGCGAGTGGCGCGTCAGTGGCAATATGCGGCTGCTGGCAGCACATTTCAGGCCGGGCAGCTGGCTTAAACTATTCAATAGCTCCGCACAGTTATTTTGCGACCGTTGCATCGACATGACGGCATTATTCGGGCATACTGTCACCGCGTTGCTGTCAAACATCAATGCCAGCGGCCATCCCCGGCAACAGGTACAACTACTGGAAGCCTGGCTGCTGGAGCAACTGACAGGTACACCTAAAAATAGCTGCAACCTGGAAAATGCCATGCAGCTCATCCTGGCCGCCAGCGGCAATATTACCATCCGGCAACTGGAAGCACAGGCATTCCTTACCAAACGCACACTGGAAAGGGCCTTTCTGGAGCAGACAGGATTACACCTGAAGTTGTTCTGCCGGCTGGTCCGCTTCAGAAAAACGATCGACTACATGACCAGGATGCGGTACCCGCAATGGAAGTTATTAGCCCATAAAGCAGGGTATTGCGATCAAACACATTTCATCAACGAGTTCCGTTATTTTACCCATCGTTTACCGCATCAGTTCTCTGATTTCCTGCCACAGCAGCCAACAGATTTTGTCACTTTTATCTGA
- a CDS encoding VOC family protein, with the protein MITQVTHMTVYVLDQNRALDFYTNKLGFRVVTDVPMSQEARWLTVSPPQQPGLEIVLSPVSTAMFKQETVDVMTELVRKGTFGVAVLTCDDIYATYEEMTAKGVEFTKAPKKEFYGTEAIFKDDSGNWFSLAQLT; encoded by the coding sequence ATGATCACACAAGTAACACACATGACGGTCTACGTGCTGGACCAAAACCGCGCACTGGATTTTTATACCAATAAACTGGGCTTCCGCGTGGTCACTGATGTGCCCATGAGCCAGGAAGCCCGCTGGCTCACCGTTTCCCCGCCGCAGCAACCGGGCCTCGAAATCGTGCTGTCTCCTGTTTCCACGGCCATGTTCAAACAGGAAACGGTGGATGTCATGACGGAACTGGTCCGCAAAGGCACTTTCGGCGTTGCCGTCCTCACCTGCGACGACATTTACGCCACCTACGAAGAAATGACGGCCAAAGGCGTGGAATTCACCAAAGCACCCAAAAAAGAATTCTACGGCACTGAAGCCATTTTCAAAGATGATTCCGGTAACTGGTTCTCCCTGGCTCAACTCACCTGA
- a CDS encoding DUF1569 domain-containing protein, protein MKTINDPVVRQEIIRRINALPPDARPEWGHMTLYQMLKHCRLWEEMALGHKIYKRKLVSFLFGKLILKQVLKDEKPMMRGASTVAAMKITEPDGDIAAEKATWIALLESYAHATVQSVNHPFFGKMTREQMGQLAYKHIDHHLRQFRG, encoded by the coding sequence ATGAAAACAATCAACGACCCCGTTGTACGGCAGGAAATCATCAGGCGTATCAACGCCCTTCCACCCGATGCCAGACCCGAATGGGGCCACATGACCCTCTACCAGATGCTGAAACACTGCCGCCTCTGGGAAGAAATGGCACTCGGCCACAAAATATACAAGCGTAAACTGGTCAGCTTCCTGTTCGGTAAACTGATACTGAAACAAGTCCTCAAAGACGAAAAGCCCATGATGCGCGGTGCCTCCACCGTCGCCGCCATGAAAATCACAGAACCGGACGGTGATATCGCCGCCGAAAAAGCAACATGGATAGCACTGCTGGAATCGTATGCACATGCAACTGTTCAGTCGGTAAACCATCCTTTCTTCGGTAAAATGACCCGTGAGCAAATGGGGCAGCTGGCTTACAAACATATTGACCACCATTTGAGGCAGTTCAGGGGATAA
- a CDS encoding DsrE family protein yields the protein MKKLFIALALLLGSITCFAQADYKVIFDITSKTPEAQQTLLRQMNGILQGTPDAQLEVAIYGDALDMVLKDKSTVAPALGELINNHKNVSFKVCGATMKRNNKNASELLPGVQVVPDAIYEIITKQREGWGYIKVAH from the coding sequence ATGAAAAAGCTGTTTATAGCCCTCGCATTATTACTGGGCAGCATCACCTGCTTTGCACAGGCCGACTATAAAGTCATCTTCGATATTACCAGTAAAACACCGGAAGCACAACAAACCCTGCTCCGGCAAATGAACGGTATCCTGCAAGGCACTCCCGATGCGCAGTTGGAAGTGGCCATTTACGGCGATGCACTGGATATGGTGTTGAAAGACAAGTCCACCGTGGCTCCCGCCCTGGGCGAACTAATCAACAATCATAAAAATGTAAGCTTTAAAGTATGCGGTGCTACCATGAAAAGAAACAATAAAAACGCCAGTGAACTACTGCCCGGCGTACAGGTAGTACCCGATGCTATCTATGAAATCATTACCAAACAACGGGAAGGATGGGGATATATTAAAGTGGCACACTGA
- a CDS encoding c-type cytochrome, translating to MTTRQWQLAFLMGWFTALYSCRRAGTIGEKLWQAPDTATIPHTSTGDMIRYGRSLIAHTAQYLGPQGSVAKMSNGMNCQNCHLDAGTKPWGNNYGSTASTYPKFRARSGTVESIAKKVNDCFVRSLNGAALDSNSRELQAIIAYIQWLGKDQPKGYKTPGSGIRDLPYLPVAADTVKGKAVFRQQCQRCHGANGSGQRLAGTSEYEYPPLWGPDSYNTGAGLYRLSRFAGYVKYNMPLGTDHQHPVLSDEEAWNVAAFVNSQPRPVKAFPADWPDIRSKPPDHPFGPFSDSFPATQHKYGPFAPIARQHKK from the coding sequence ATGACAACCAGACAATGGCAGCTTGCTTTTTTAATGGGATGGTTTACTGCGCTGTACAGTTGCCGCAGAGCAGGCACGATAGGCGAAAAATTGTGGCAGGCGCCGGACACTGCTACTATCCCACATACGTCAACAGGCGATATGATACGCTATGGACGGTCGCTGATAGCCCATACCGCGCAATATCTGGGGCCACAGGGCAGCGTTGCTAAAATGAGCAATGGCATGAACTGCCAGAACTGCCATCTGGATGCCGGCACCAAACCGTGGGGCAATAACTACGGCAGCACTGCCTCCACCTATCCCAAGTTCAGGGCGCGGAGCGGCACGGTGGAATCCATCGCCAAAAAAGTAAACGACTGCTTTGTGAGAAGCCTCAATGGCGCCGCCCTCGACAGTAACAGCCGGGAATTACAGGCTATCATCGCCTATATACAATGGCTGGGAAAAGACCAGCCCAAAGGATATAAAACACCAGGCAGCGGTATCCGTGATCTGCCTTATCTGCCGGTGGCCGCCGACACTGTCAAAGGCAAAGCCGTTTTCCGGCAGCAATGCCAGCGATGCCATGGCGCCAACGGTAGCGGGCAACGGCTGGCCGGTACATCGGAATACGAATACCCGCCGCTATGGGGCCCTGACAGCTATAATACCGGCGCCGGCCTATACCGGCTGTCCAGGTTTGCAGGATATGTAAAATACAATATGCCGCTCGGCACCGATCACCAACATCCCGTACTCAGCGATGAAGAAGCCTGGAACGTAGCGGCATTTGTGAACTCACAACCACGGCCGGTGAAAGCATTCCCCGCCGATTGGCCCGATATCCGCAGCAAACCGCCGGACCACCCTTTTGGCCCCTTCAGCGACAGCTTCCCTGCCACGCAGCACAAATACGGGCCCTTCGCTCCTATTGCACGGCAGCATAAAAAGTAA
- a CDS encoding alkene reductase — MLFNKHTVGNIVLNNRIVMPPMTRSRAGAGDVATDDMAEYYRQRATAGLIITEGTQISRQGQGYAWTPGIYSAAQVAGWRKVTTAVHEEGGKIFAQLWHVGRVSHVSLQPGGAAPVAPSAILAEGVSVVIDATGGGPTGGGIRKEQHSMPRELTIPEIEAIINDYAEAAKNAIAAGFDGVELHGANGYLIEQFIDSQTNQRTDIYGGSLENRLRFLKEVTTAVVAAIGKDRVGVRQAPLTTLMGAKDDHPEETYIAAARLLNEIGIAYIHIAEADWEDAPVMSPAFKNAYRQAFKGTLIYSGKYNKSRAEEALQQGWADLIGFGRPFIANPDLPYRLQHDLPLNTPDPSTFFGGTAKGYTDYARYQQPAGVVA, encoded by the coding sequence ATGCTTTTTAATAAACATACCGTAGGAAATATTGTACTGAACAACAGGATCGTGATGCCGCCCATGACCCGCTCCAGGGCCGGCGCGGGCGATGTGGCCACCGATGATATGGCCGAATATTACCGTCAGCGTGCCACTGCGGGACTGATCATCACAGAAGGCACACAAATCAGCCGGCAGGGACAGGGATATGCCTGGACACCGGGCATTTATAGCGCTGCACAGGTAGCAGGGTGGCGGAAAGTAACCACGGCAGTACACGAGGAAGGGGGTAAGATATTTGCCCAGTTGTGGCATGTGGGCCGTGTATCACATGTGTCCTTACAGCCCGGCGGCGCAGCGCCGGTGGCACCGTCAGCCATCCTGGCGGAAGGGGTAAGCGTGGTGATAGACGCAACAGGCGGAGGCCCCACTGGTGGCGGTATCCGCAAGGAGCAGCACTCTATGCCCCGGGAACTGACCATCCCGGAAATTGAGGCTATCATTAACGACTACGCCGAGGCCGCAAAAAATGCCATCGCTGCGGGGTTTGATGGCGTAGAGTTGCACGGCGCCAATGGTTACCTGATAGAGCAGTTTATTGACTCACAGACCAACCAACGTACAGACATATATGGCGGTAGTCTTGAAAACCGCCTGCGTTTCCTGAAAGAAGTGACTACAGCTGTTGTCGCCGCCATCGGGAAAGACAGGGTGGGCGTACGCCAGGCGCCGCTGACAACGCTCATGGGCGCAAAAGACGATCACCCGGAAGAAACATATATCGCCGCAGCCAGACTGCTGAATGAAATCGGGATCGCGTATATCCACATTGCGGAAGCCGACTGGGAAGACGCTCCGGTAATGTCTCCTGCATTCAAAAATGCTTACCGCCAGGCATTTAAAGGCACCCTGATCTATTCTGGTAAATACAACAAATCAAGGGCAGAAGAAGCGTTACAGCAGGGCTGGGCGGACCTGATCGGGTTTGGCCGTCCCTTTATTGCCAACCCTGACCTGCCGTACCGTTTGCAACATGACCTGCCGCTGAATACGCCGGACCCGTCCACTTTCTTCGGAGGTACCGCCAAAGGCTATACGGACTATGCCCGCTATCAGCAACCGGCTGGGGTGGTAGCATAA
- a CDS encoding helix-turn-helix domain-containing protein, translating to MYLYRRLVQAKLFIDRHYAEPIDLDCIADEAYFSKFHFIKQFKAIYQQTPHQYLKTVRMENAKLLLQQGTTVADTCYAVGFESISSFSNLFKRANGMTPSAYLQQQQSLKAQIAATPLAYIPGCFAEKYGWSPKQQF from the coding sequence ATGTATTTATATCGACGGCTGGTCCAGGCCAAACTGTTCATCGACCGGCATTATGCTGAGCCGATAGACCTCGACTGTATCGCCGACGAAGCTTATTTTTCCAAATTCCATTTCATCAAGCAGTTTAAAGCCATTTACCAGCAGACACCCCATCAATACCTCAAAACTGTCAGAATGGAAAATGCAAAGCTGCTGTTGCAGCAGGGCACTACCGTTGCTGATACCTGTTATGCCGTCGGCTTTGAAAGCATCAGCTCTTTCAGCAACCTGTTCAAACGTGCCAACGGCATGACACCTTCTGCTTATCTTCAACAGCAGCAGTCCCTCAAAGCACAGATAGCCGCTACTCCCCTGGCATACATACCCGGCTGTTTCGCCGAAAAATACGGATGGTCCCCAAAACAGCAATTTTGA
- a CDS encoding Gfo/Idh/MocA family protein yields MQDHYFSRRKFLYTGAVALSGAMLTSTLPVLGQTAAAPLKIGMIGTGNRGSGIARLLQKIPGMELIACCDVIPAHLQRGLSLAAKGAKAYNDYRQLLADKKVEAVVIATPLSMHYPMAKDALDAGKHVYLEKTMTYDIPQALQLAAQVRKSGLVLQVGHQYRYYDLYHRVKEVIGQNWLGKVTHFECQYHRNSDWRNPVTDPAMERLINWRMYREYSGGLIAELCGHQIDMVNYLLDAHPLRVVGMGGIDYWKDGRETWDNVRTVFEYPGGVKASVSSILSNAYKGYSIRVLGNRGTIEIQRDKAFVYSEEGKKELAVVDGVTGATKTDQTGEGVPLKFGIPGQPQPEPTTSALLAFAESIRSNIPPASGVETGKIAAIAVHMANKAIETGVSQSWLPSYDA; encoded by the coding sequence ATGCAAGACCACTATTTTTCCCGCAGAAAATTCTTATACACCGGCGCCGTGGCATTGTCCGGCGCTATGTTGACCAGTACCTTGCCGGTACTGGGACAGACGGCCGCAGCGCCTTTAAAAATCGGTATGATCGGCACCGGCAACCGTGGCAGCGGCATCGCCAGACTATTGCAGAAAATACCCGGCATGGAACTGATTGCCTGCTGCGATGTGATACCTGCACATTTGCAACGTGGCCTGTCGCTGGCAGCCAAAGGCGCCAAAGCCTATAACGATTACCGGCAGCTGCTGGCAGATAAAAAAGTGGAAGCCGTGGTCATTGCCACACCGCTATCGATGCATTACCCTATGGCCAAAGATGCGCTGGACGCAGGCAAACATGTTTATCTCGAAAAAACCATGACCTATGATATTCCACAGGCCTTACAACTGGCCGCCCAGGTGCGGAAAAGCGGGTTGGTACTGCAGGTAGGCCATCAGTACCGGTACTACGATCTTTATCACCGGGTAAAAGAAGTGATCGGACAAAACTGGCTGGGCAAAGTCACTCATTTTGAATGCCAGTACCATCGTAATTCCGACTGGAGAAATCCTGTCACCGACCCGGCCATGGAGCGGCTGATCAACTGGCGCATGTACCGCGAATATTCCGGTGGGCTGATAGCGGAACTATGCGGCCATCAGATCGATATGGTCAATTATCTCCTGGATGCGCATCCGCTGCGGGTGGTAGGCATGGGTGGCATCGACTACTGGAAAGACGGCAGGGAAACATGGGACAATGTGCGGACCGTCTTTGAATATCCCGGTGGCGTGAAAGCCAGCGTATCTTCCATCCTCAGCAATGCCTACAAGGGCTATTCCATCAGGGTGCTTGGCAACCGCGGCACTATCGAAATACAGCGGGACAAAGCCTTTGTGTACAGCGAAGAAGGGAAAAAAGAGCTGGCGGTGGTAGATGGCGTTACAGGCGCTACCAAAACAGACCAGACAGGGGAAGGCGTACCGTTGAAATTCGGTATTCCCGGCCAGCCACAGCCGGAGCCTACCACTTCCGCGCTGCTGGCTTTCGCAGAAAGTATCCGCAGCAACATTCCGCCAGCCTCCGGTGTGGAGACCGGCAAGATAGCCGCAATCGCCGTACATATGGCCAACAAAGCCATAGAAACGGGTGTCAGCCAATCGTGGCTGCCGTCATATGATGCTTAG
- a CDS encoding LysR family transcriptional regulator produces MNLNMEWLRTFKTIYEKGTLTAAAQALYISQPGVSLHLNSLEVATGYKLFDRSAKKMVPTERAKVLYNFIQEPMSRLEMAEQVFHRSSREGRSTISIGMCFETFQFTLERYISTLPFNVIVKFGLYQEMIHDLDKGVLDLIVTPEKGEQTNLEFKPFSREKILLVCGERTNIKPLKTLLKEIDVKDEKVKAAKIGALENWLKQQVWYSTAADMDHLKRFWKMNLRQNIDFKPNYIVPNISSIVRCLSGNEGFAIIPDFLCRDEIKSGQVKAVWAGDVKVENTLYFGSRKKTIYSKEIKMVEDIFRKEMGAL; encoded by the coding sequence ATGAATCTGAACATGGAATGGTTGCGTACCTTCAAAACCATTTATGAAAAGGGTACCCTTACTGCGGCAGCGCAGGCGTTATATATCTCCCAGCCGGGCGTGAGCCTACATCTCAACTCACTGGAGGTGGCCACCGGTTATAAACTGTTTGACCGTTCCGCGAAGAAAATGGTGCCTACGGAAAGGGCCAAAGTGCTCTATAATTTCATCCAGGAACCGATGAGCAGACTGGAAATGGCGGAGCAGGTATTTCACCGCAGCAGCCGCGAAGGCCGCTCCACCATCAGCATAGGCATGTGCTTTGAAACATTCCAGTTTACACTGGAAAGGTATATCTCCACCCTGCCCTTCAACGTGATAGTGAAATTCGGCCTGTACCAGGAAATGATACACGACCTCGACAAAGGGGTGCTGGACCTCATTGTGACGCCGGAAAAAGGGGAACAGACCAATCTGGAATTCAAACCTTTCTCCCGCGAGAAAATCCTCCTGGTATGTGGCGAGCGTACGAATATCAAACCACTTAAAACACTGCTGAAAGAGATCGATGTAAAAGACGAGAAAGTAAAAGCGGCAAAAATCGGAGCGCTGGAAAACTGGCTGAAACAACAGGTATGGTACAGTACCGCGGCGGACATGGACCATCTGAAACGGTTCTGGAAAATGAACCTCCGGCAGAACATCGACTTCAAGCCTAATTATATCGTGCCCAATATCAGCTCTATTGTGCGTTGCCTGAGCGGCAATGAAGGTTTTGCCATTATACCCGATTTCCTTTGCAGGGACGAGATCAAATCCGGACAAGTGAAAGCCGTATGGGCAGGGGACGTCAAAGTGGAGAACACGCTGTATTTCGGGTCGCGCAAAAAAACTATCTACAGCAAGGAAATCAAAATGGTGGAAGATATCTTTCGCAAAGAAATGGGCGCGCTGTAA
- a CDS encoding GlsB/YeaQ/YmgE family stress response membrane protein, which produces MIWTIIIGGIAGWLAGKIMRGDGFGIIVDIIVGVIGGWLGGWLFGKLGLHMGNGLIGSLIVALIGSIILIWLVRLVKR; this is translated from the coding sequence ATGATCTGGACTATTATTATCGGAGGCATCGCTGGCTGGCTGGCCGGTAAAATTATGCGTGGTGACGGGTTTGGGATTATTGTAGATATTATTGTGGGAGTCATCGGCGGCTGGCTGGGTGGCTGGCTTTTCGGGAAACTGGGGCTGCATATGGGCAACGGCCTGATAGGCTCGTTGATCGTGGCACTGATAGGCTCCATTATATTGATTTGGCTGGTACGCCTTGTCAAGCGGTGA